The following proteins are co-located in the Colletotrichum lupini chromosome 4, complete sequence genome:
- a CDS encoding alcohol dehydrogenase GroES-like domain-containing protein, producing MSHPAAVQLEPKAPLTVQDVTTEQPGPHEILIKNELVALNPIDAKIAKLAIFPIPYPAIHGSSYGGTVAAVGSEVTGFKVGDKVAAVKTGGANGNKYSAFQKQVVSRDVTAIKVPSSVDLHTPVGLLGNFSTIVGLFNEHLGLDRPDPAKKVPSKGKKILVYGGTSSFGSFATQYVSQSGYDAVTTTSPQHKDFVAKLGAVHVVDHTQSQDAVIKELVAQGPYEYVVDSISLKLTFAITTAVLAAQGGGKVYALLPPTDPESVPKEVTVSFGSWSAPLAEEKNAGLLKWSFETYFAQAIAANKIVGLPSQKIDGGLDGLNKAVDVLFKGVSGLKVVVEP from the coding sequence ATGTCACACCCCGCCGCGGTCCAACTCGAACCCAAAGCCCCGCTCACTGTGCAAGATGTGACCACTGAGCAGCCTGGGCCCCACGAAATCCTCATTAAGAACGAGCTAGTCGCCCTCAACCCCATTGACGCCAAAATCGCAAAACTCGCCATCTTTCCCATCCCATACCCGGCCATCCACGGCTCATCTTATGGAGGTACCGTGGCGGCCGTCGGCTCCGAAGTCACCGGCTTCAAGGTCGGCGACAAAGTAGCTGCCGTCAAGACGGGTGGTGCAAACGGTAACAAGTACAGCGCCTTCCAAAAGCAAGTAGTGTCGCGAGATGTCACTGCGATCAAGGTTCCAAGCAGCGTCGACCTACACACCCCCGTCGGTCTGCTAGGCAACTTCAGTACCATCGTTGGCTTATTCAACGAGCACTTAGGCCTAGACAGGCCCGATCCGGCTAAGAAGGTGCCCTCCAAGGGCAAGAAGATTTTGGTTTACGGCGGCACATCTAGCTTCGGCAGCTTTGCGACACAATATGTGTCTCAGTCTGGATACGATGCTGTCACCACCACATCCCCACAGCACAAGGACTTTGTAGCCAAGTTGGGTGCCGTTCACGTCGTCGACCACACTCAATCACAAGACGCTGTTATCAAAGAACTCGTTGCTCAAGGGCCTTACGAATATGTCGTGGACTCCATCTCACTGAAACTGACATTTGCTATCACCACCGCAGTCCTGGCTGCTCAGGGCGGAGGAAAGGTGTATGCGTTGTTACCTCCCACTGATCCGGAGAGTGTTCCCAAGGAAGTCACCGTTAGTTTCGGGTCTTGGTCGGCACCACTTGCAGAAGAGAAAAACGCCGGTCTATTGAAGTGGTCCTTTGAGACATACTTTGCTCAGGCCATCGCTGCAAACAAGATTGTCGGCTTGCCATCTCAGAAGATTGATGGCGGATTGGATGGCCTGAATAAGGCTGTGGATGTGCTGTTCAAGGGGGTCAGTGGATTAAAGGTTGTCGTGGAGCCATGA